Below is a window of Candidatus Gorgyraea atricola DNA.
TGCGCTGAGGAAATTAAAAGCGGATCGCGATTATCTTCGCCGTGGATATATTTGCTAGGATCCTTTGATCTTTTAGTAGCTCTAAAGACTGCAATTTCATTCCTGAGGGCTATACTAAACCTACCCCATTCTTTCCATTCTTCAGCTCTTTCTATAGTCTCCATGTCACTTGGGCTAAGCTGAGTCTTGCATGACTTTAGAAAATCTTCATAGGATATGGCTGGTTTTTCGCCGAACTCAAGCATTGGAAGGCTGGAAACTAAATAATAATATTTTCTCATTTTAATAATTTCGTAAGTTCTGGATTAAGATACGCGCAAAGAGCCTGCGTAAGTCCTTCGTCTGTAAAATCAAAAAATGATTTTCCCTTGTCAAAACTTATGGAGAAGCCTGCATTGATATTAGGTGATGCCTTAAACTCTATTCCTTCTTTAACCTTTTCTTTTAATTTTGATAGCATCGTCTTCTTAAGCTTTTCAAGGTCTTCTTTCTTTACCAAAACTGCTACGTCAGAACTGGCTCCGCCTTTTTTAATGTAATTTTCTATCAATTCTACTAACAAATTTACAATATCCTCGCTAGACACAGCCTTTGCAGTCTCTGAAGCAACAATTTTACTAAAGATCTTTCTGATCTCATCCTTTAGAGAAAGCATTAGATCTCTGGATGCCTGTTTAAGAGCGACCTCGCCTGTCTTTTTTGTTTTCTCAGCAATATCTTCGGCCTCCTCGATTATAGAGTGCGCCTTGTTCTTTGCGCTAGAGATGATCCTCTCAGCATTCTTTTTTGCCTGCAGCTCTATTACCTTGGCATTTTCCCCTGCCTGCTGCACACCCTCCTGATTGATCTTCTCAAGAAGCTCTTTTAATTTCTCGGACATGATCAACACCTCTTTTGGCACACTAAAGTGTGCCCTACCTAACGACTGCCTGGTTTTGTGATTTCTATGCCCTTTTTGCACAAAGGGCACTCTTCGGGGGGAAATACTGGGAGATCTAATTTTAATAGACTAATTGATTTTACACCAAAATCGATTTTCTTTCCACTTCTATCTATAATACTACCTACGCCTACTATAGTAGCACTGAATGATTTTACAACCTCTAAAACCTCTTTTGTAGAAAGGCCCGTAGTAATAACATCCTCGACCACTAAGACCCTATCTTCAGGCTTTATATCAAATCCTCGCCTTAAAACCATCTTGCCATCTTTACGCTCTGTAAACAAAGAGCGCACGCCAAGTGAGCGAGCCACTTCAGATGATACAACCACTCCTCCCAAGGCAGGCGCTACTACACAGGTAGGTTTATCCTTCTTAAAATTCTCTGCTAATTGGCTACATAATTTCCCTGCATATTCAGGATGTTGTAACACAAGCGCACACTGCAGGTAGTCCCCACTATGCAGCCCACTGGAAAGCCTAAAATGCCCCTTCAAAAGTGCGCGAGTTTCCTCGAAAATCTTAAGAATTTCCTCTTTTTTCATTGAAATAATCATAACACAGCAAAGCTAAAAAAACAATTGAAATAATGCTATTTTTGGTGTATACTTAATATAGATATAAGCAATGGCGTCAATCAAAAAAGGCGCCTTTTTCTGTGCGGATTATGAGAAAGATTAAAAAACAATTCCATGTTAAAATTATTTCATTAGCAATAAGTATTCTCTTCTTATTCACTAGCACAGCATCTACCTGTCCTCTGCCTAGTAATACGCTAAGAGTTCCTATTGGAAATTACGAAAATATAATTAAAAAGATGCAGTCCAAGTCAAAACAAGCAAAGGTGGAAATCTTTAATTTATTATGCGCTAACAACTG
It encodes the following:
- a CDS encoding DUF2764 family protein, producing the protein MRKYYYLVSSLPMLEFGEKPAISYEDFLKSCKTQLSPSDMETIERAEEWKEWGRFSIALRNEIAVFRATKRSKDPSKYIHGEDNRDPLLISSAHWAVNMDSPLEAERFLDQLRWEKLEELSKCHYFNMDFLVTYALKLKILERWQTINSQDGTQVLETLVKV
- the pyrE gene encoding orotate phosphoribosyltransferase, producing the protein MKKEEILKIFEETRALLKGHFRLSSGLHSGDYLQCALVLQHPEYAGKLCSQLAENFKKDKPTCVVAPALGGVVVSSEVARSLGVRSLFTERKDGKMVLRRGFDIKPEDRVLVVEDVITTGLSTKEVLEVVKSFSATIVGVGSIIDRSGKKIDFGVKSISLLKLDLPVFPPEECPLCKKGIEITKPGSR